A portion of the Choristoneura fumiferana chromosome 20, NRCan_CFum_1, whole genome shotgun sequence genome contains these proteins:
- the LOC141439118 gene encoding uncharacterized protein, with the protein MESDLEDELSVGVAEYLKEWGLSQFTITNFEENQISFKLLDCIQATELKELIPNFKERILLNQLQNIIHTTESDKTLSVDSDFSAPSTTASTSSNEVADHEREISYVGDFCYCAAIGFKIFPAAVRVHGGTW; encoded by the exons ATGGAAAGTGATCTCGAAGATGAATTAAGTGTGGGGGTCGCCGAATATTTGAAGGAATGGGGGTTATCTCAATTTACCATAACGAATTTCgaag aaaaccaGATTTCGTTCAAACTGCTTGACTGCATACAAGCAACTGAACTGAAGGAGCTGATTCCCAATTTTAAGGAAAGAATATTGTTGAACCAACTCCAAAATATTATTCAT ACGACAGAATCTGATAAAACTCTAAGCGTTGATAGTGATTTTTCTGCGCCTAGTACCACGGCCAGCACAAGCAGCAATGAGGTTGCCGACCACGAAAGAGAAATCTCCT atGTTGGAGACTTCTGCTATTGCGCGGCGATTGGCTTTAAAATATTTCCAGCAGCAGTGAGAGTACATGGTGGTACATGGTAA